A genome region from Vanessa cardui chromosome 24, ilVanCard2.1, whole genome shotgun sequence includes the following:
- the LOC124540108 gene encoding tRNA (cytosine(34)-C(5))-methyltransferase, translating to MCLNYFIQKRFVSLGEYLKRMGRKNRNVNKFAQRKRDRKEQANNPNEKPEGDTRRPYEDIVRENATFEEYYKKQKVCPEDQWEEFMKSIKSNLPTAFRITGSKSEADALLNIVKSEYFSEILNMKLKVEGKEDEEEIKPINLPWYPGGLAWQLRLSRMDIRRSEPLYRLHNFLVAETAAGGVSRQEAVSMIPPVVLQVEPHHKVLDMCAAPGSKTAQLIEFLHAEEDKTPTGFVMANDVDNSRCYMLVHQAKRLNSSCIVITNHDSAVMPSLVITDEQNPESTKPLKFDRILCDVPCSGDGTLRKNPDIWLKWSTGNGNNLHGVQYRILRRGCELLAVGGRLVYSTCSFNPIENEAVVHRLLQEFGDSVHLVDVADMLPGLKYQKGMTHWRPASKDMVFYDKFEDVPENWRTVVRPQMFPPKPEDAEKYHLDKCIRILPHHQDTGGFFVAVFEKTAPLPFEKESKPKPQNETENEKKEPPKKRRRMGGYREDPFVFFSGDTEDVYPSIKEFYDLDDSFDSTCLLTRCHVGKKKNIYLVSPIVKDVVQKNEANIKIINTGVKTFVRCDNKNMTCPFRLSQEGLQSISPYIGPKRRVDILKEDLVLVLQNDNPSNPPDLSLFSEHTQNLVKDFASGSCVLQHEGSPRLVLVGWRGVRSLRAYTAASDTVHLLRLLGADYSKYDINKFKKETEEDNEKSTEMASQSTKDNDLNDVDISEDKSIANENNT from the exons AtgtgtttgaattattttatacaaaaaagatTTGTTTCACTGGGTGAATACTTAAAGAGAATGGGTCGTAAAAAtcgaaatgttaataaattcgCTCAACGAAAAAGAGATCGTAAAGAACAG GCAAATAATCCTAACGAAAAACCAGAAGGAGATACGAGGAGACCGTACGAAGATATAGTGCGTGAAAATGCAACATTTGAGGAGTATTATAAG AAACAAAAAGTCTGCCCAGAAGATCAATGGGAGGAATTCATGAAATCTATTAAATCAAACCTGCCGACAGCATTTAGGATAACAGGTTCCAAGTCCGAGGCAGATGCACTTCTAAATATAGTGAAGAGTGAATATTTCTCAGAGATACTTAACATGAAATTGAAGGTGGAAGGGAAGGAAGATGAGGAAGAAATTAAACCAATAAATTTACCTTG gtaCCCAGGAGGCCTTGCTTGGCAATTACGACTTTCACGAATGGACATTCGTCGCAGTGAACCACTTTATCGTCTACATAACTTTCTTGTGGCAGAAACAGCAGCAGGTGGGGTGTCACGACAGGAGGCAGTGTCTATGATACCTCCAGTTGTATTGCAAGTTGAACCACATCATAAG GTATTAGACATGTGCGCCGCCCCGGGTTCAAAGACAGCTCAGCTTATTGAATTTTTACATGCTGAAGAAGACAAGACTCCCACGG gtTTCGTAATGGCGAACGATGTTGACAACAGCCGTTGCTACATGTTGGTGCATCAAGCGAAGAGATTGAACTCATCCTGTATAGTGATCACTAACCACGATTCCGCTGTTATGCCGTCGCTGGTTATAACCGATGAACAG aACCCAGAATCGACTAAGCCGTTGAAGTTTGACCGTATACTCTGTGACGTGCCGTGTTCTGGCGACGGTACACTGAGGAAGAATCCGGATATATGGCTCAAGTGGTCCACCGGTAATGGAAATAATTTGCACGG CGTACAATACCGGATACTCCGTCGTGGTTGTGAACTGCTGGCGGTCGGCGGGAGACTTGTGTACTCGACTTGCTCGTTCAACCCCATCGAGAACGAGGCTGTCGTGCATCGCTTGTTACAAGAGTTCGGGGATTCCGTACACTTGGTGGACGTCGCTGATATGCTGCCGGGACTCAAGTACCAGAAAG GTATGACCCACTGGCGGCCAGCGTCTAAGGACATGGTGTTTTACGACAAGTTTGAAGACGTGCCAGAGAACTGGCGGACAGTGGTTCGACCACAGATGTTCCCCCCCAAACCTGAAGACGCTGAGAAGTATCATTTAGACAaatg caTAAGGATTCTACCCCACCACCAAGATACGGGTGGATTTTTCGTAGCCGTATTCGAGAAGACCGCTCCATTACCCTTTGAGAAAGAATCAAAACCAAAACCTCAGAATGAAACAGAGAACGAAAAGAAGGAACCACCGAAGAAGAGGAGAAGAATGGGTGGTTACAGAGAAGATCCCTTCGTATTCTTCTCCGGGGACACAGAGGACGTATACCCTTCGATAAAGGAGTTCTATGATCTCGACGATTCATTCGATTCCACGTGTCTGTTAACAAGATGTCATGTTGGCAAGAAAAAGAATATTTACTTAGTGTCACCGATAGTGAAAGACGTGGTGCAGAAGAATGAGGCCAACATAAAGATTATCAATACCGGCGTTAAGACGTTCGTGAGATGCGACAATAAGAACATGACTTGTCCGTTCAG GCTATCCCAAGAAGGTCTTCAAAGTATATCCCCATACATCGGTCCGAAGCGTCGCGTGGACATCTTAAAGGAGGACCTAGTACTGGTGCTTCAGAACGACAACCCGAGCAATCCTCCAGACTTGTCGCTGTTCTCAGAGCACACGCAGAATTTAGTTAAAGATTtcg CGAGCGGCAGCTGTGTGCTGCAGCACGAGGGTTCTCCGAGGCTGGTATTGGTGGGCTGGCGGGGCGTACGCTCGCTGCGCGCCTACACAGCAGCCTCCGACACCGTGCACTTATTGCGCCTGCTGGGTGCCGACTACAGCAAATACG atataaataaattcaaaaaagaGACGGAAGAAGATAATGAAAAATCCACAGAAATGGCTTCACAGTCTACAAAGGATAATGATCTCAATGACGTTGACATTAGTGAAGATAAGAGTATtgcaaatgaaaataatacatga